The following nucleotide sequence is from Parus major isolate Abel chromosome 4, Parus_major1.1, whole genome shotgun sequence.
ATTTTATCTCTTCCAGTCACGTTCTTGACACTCCAATGCCCACAACTGTATGCTGTACAATCTAGCTAATATGGATGTACGTATTTACCTTAGcgttttttttctttatgttctttAATTCCTGGACTCCTGCTATCtagagagaagaagaagaagaattaCAGGTTGAGTTCATCACTCTCCTCTTAAAAACGTGGCTGCAAGAATTACTTTGGAATAATGTAAAAAgttggttttttattaaaaaaagaaaacaaccctgGTTCAAAGGGACATCACCGGTTGTGtattctttcctctctccttccagaGGAAAATCACTTGCACAAAAGGAGTTAGTGCAAGTCATACTCCTTGTACCAATTCCTGTAATAATACCTACCTTAATTTTTCTATACCTTCATATAGATGTATAAAATTGGTAATTCCAACACTTATTTCTAATGAACCACTCAGAACTATAGCTTTAGTACTCAGCCATTGTACTTGGCACAACTTCTGCAGAATTTTGAGTTCATTTTACTCATCATAATCACCTTAATCTTTCCAGCCAATAAATCACAGAAAGgctcaggttggaagggaccacagggGGCTttctggtccaacctccctgctcaagcagggtcatcctagaggatggcacaggattgtgtccagatggtaCTTGAATATCTTACACTTACAGTTATGttcaaaatgttaattaaaaaaggaTGATTTTCCCTGGAATATTTAGAGGCCTTACTCAGAAGGCACTGAGACagcacaaaaattaaatcaaccttttaaaattctagtcaataagattttaaaactgtttgaTATAGCTGTATGCTCATTTAAATTATGCAGCTCACCAGTTTTACTACATAATGATTTAGATATGACAAACACTTGGGGATTATTGGATGCTTCCCTATTCTCAAAAGTGACAACTTGGCAAAGTACTTGCGTGACAGCAGTGTTGTCTCTAGAGGCAATTCTTGTGAAAGCCTGCACACAACAAATTGTGTTTTCCTATTACTTATACTGACAAGAGATTGGAAACTTTTAAAGCTTGTAAAATGAATGTGTAAAGGGCAATATAAAACCATAGGTATTTTGAGCACAAAGTTGATTTTATTCCTGGTGTACTTACAAGGTCAGTGATTTGGTCcttgaaagcagaagagaagtcACTGATAGCCTTTCTGCCAATGTCTGATTCTATGCTTTGTCTGGAGAAGTCAGAGGGACAAAATACATTTGGTTTAGTAAAGGGGAAATCTCATCCAAACCCCTTCTTTTgagtaataaataaaaccccatgTTAAGCAGATAGACAACTGCAGATCTTTCATATACTAGCAATAGCTTCACTTCTACCTTGAAAAATATCAGTTGAGATGTGCTGTTCATGTTTGGAAAAATATCAATTCCCTGGAAACCATGACAAGATCACatgtgaagaaatatttgtatcATAGATACTTAATAATCATTAACATTAGAATGTAACCGTGCAATACTGATTCCTAAAGGACAGCCCATTAGCAAATTCacaggcatttatttttaaaactttgaatATCCCATCATGGGAAAGCAGAATATTTACCTGTAATCTGCTGCTATCTTCTCAACTTTGGCCAGAACAACATCCAGTTCTGTAATATCTTTAGTAGATCTCTTCAGCTCTTTGGGACACCAAACCTGTACAGAACGTGGGCTATCCACTGGAACAACAAAATGAACAGAAACACTGCACAATTCAGGTACACGTTGTAAAACAATAGAAAAACTCTTGTGCCCACCATCAAAATAACCATCTAAAAGTTATGAGTATTTCAACATGAAATTTGAGAAGAGgaatatttgaattatttaatctGTCTTTGCCTGAGCTACTGTGATAGATTTACCTGGGAACAACTTAGAACTGGGATGATCAGTGATATGTTACTTAATTCTTATTCTTTATGGATTCAAGCAAGCCCTGAAACACATCTGTAAATTAAGTATTAAACTACACAGTGTACTGTAGACATGATTTTTTGTGTTAAAGAACTATTAGCCTGAATCTGCAACTTGCATTACTCAAAGAATCACGAGCTTTTATATTTGTACACATTCTTTTATTAATACCATATATGCCTCAAAAACCCACTGtacacaaatacatttctttaatttttgcattattattataaatCAATTCCAAAAAAAGCTAAACCATATTTCTTCACACACTCCCCAATGTAAATCTAGTACTAAAATGTGATGGGGTTCTGTTCAAAGGAAGCAAGATGACACAAGAACAGTTTCTTCCTACTGAAAAATGCCACTGTCTCGAAGCTCCATGCCTCAAGGGTCTTTACACTGACTGCTGTCCTGTGCAGTCAGGGGCACTCCAAGTTctgccccacagctgctgctccaggcttcCAGACCAAGGAATGTACTGATACCTCCTACAGCTTCATAGCCATGGCTCCAGGCTTCCCTCCAAAGGAAACCAGGCTTCCTTAGAGGTATAATGCACACCTATGCTTTACCCCTTCAGGGGAAGAACAGGCAAGTCCAGGGATGCAAACCATGGAGATCAAAGCGGGGAGGGTCTATACCAAAACTGAAGCTGAAACTTCCCATTTCTAGAAGCACTGTGTTTCTACAGTCCATAAATGAAAACCATTGAAAAACTTTGATCTTGGATGAAGAGAAGCTATATGAGGGTTCTGAAAAGTGTACTTTACCAGAAGAATCGGATGTATTCTCCTCTGAAGACTGCCTCTCTTCTGCCTGGAATCGAGTAGTTTTTGGAGTCTTCTGTGACACAAAAAGCAGATATAAATTCCTAGGTTTACTCATCTAAACTCCTGAGAGATGACAATTAGGCAGAATGCAGAAAGCATTTCCTGACTGAAGCATCAGTAACGTTTCCTTTGGCCTgttccagcattcccagcccagtGGTCACTGCTGCAGGACGGTGGCTGCCTGACTGCACTGGCCACTGACCCATCAGCCACTGGCcatgcagcagggctggagacaTGCTAAGGAGCTTAAGGACCCTCAGCTCAGCACAGTCATTGCCCAGGATTAACATTTCTCTTATCAACACTGCCTGCTTACATTCCTTTTCACCCACATTCTCCCAATCCTTTCTCCACTTTGATGACTTTGTGACAACCACAACAGCACTTGTACAAGGGTTCTGCATGCATCCTGCCTGCTGATGGAAGCCTAACACTGTACTGAGTGTACAATTCCGATAAATTTCAATACATAAGAAACTCTTGTTCCAACTACTTCACAACCTCTTTTATCATAGGCTACTTTCTTGAGCCTGCAGTTGACTCCTGGTGTATACCTGGCAGCTAAGTGGGCCAAAACCATATTAAACTAATTGTAGAGTAAGTGTTCAAAAACACTGATTCAGAACTGAATTGCTTTTAATTCTAACACAtactcaaaattaattttatcaataTTCTTTTCCCATAAACTTGTTTTGCTTCAATACCAAACAAGTACAAAGGATTCATATTACATCTAGTATGCCATTCCTCGAGAACATATATTCTAGATTCGAGGAagataattgaaaaaaataagaatatacTCCCAAACAAGCAAGGGAAGAGACTACAGGATCCAGGAACACCTGGCTACAATATTCCTTGTTGATTTGATGACTTGTAGCTTTAAGCATTTCACTTGGCCACATCACAGGAATACTCTGAGGACTGATTATTTCGGATATAAGTACTAAGACACCCTCTAATGCAGGCATGGCATGAAgtaaactaaaattaaattgacTGATAACACTCATGAAACTTTTTCAGTACCACAGTCTCCTTAAGGGCTTCCTCTTCAGAATCAGCTGTGTTGAATTTTTGAACATCACCATCGGAGGGCTTTGAGCTATGTGGTTTTttactgggaaaagaaaaaacatacaCTGATACCCTGAGGAAGGATGATCTTCAACCACATACACAAAACCTTGTGTTTTGAGGAACATTTTGTACAGCTATATTTCATACAACTACTATTAAAGTTCTAGCTTGAATTAAATAGCAAGACAATTTCAGATTTAAACCAAATTTGATTTAACACGAGAAATatactaaaatttaaaaacaatagtatttaaaaataatttcctttgttaCATATAATTTACCTAGAACACTTTTCCCTTTAAATCTAAAAATctaaagattaaattaaattctgacaatttaattttttttccaccagacCGTCTGTCTGCGTTTTGCCTTTGTGGTGCCGAAACTTGACTGAGTGCCTCGTTTTGTGACTGTTCCTCTCCATAAGCATCCACAGCAGTACTGTGCAAAGGGTGATCtataaagaacaaagaaataaactgcATGAACACTGCTCCCATCCTTTAAGGCAAAGAGAGTGCTCTGCCAGCCATTAAGCATTTAGCTAGAGTATTTGTCTTTTGCCAACTAATAAAATAAGTTCTCATTACAAGTATTTTTTGAGgattatgaaaaaatatataatgaaagGTTTCATAGTTTCTGTACTCATCCACCTGCTACTTCTTTATGAACCCAAACCAAAGATAGCTCAGCATGTACACATGGCATAGAGCAAGCAGAATACTTGATACAGTTTCTTTCAAGTCTCTCTTTGCTATGGCATACGTTAACCTTCTACACAATTAAACaactactttcttttttttttttatatagatttTAAGCTGCCTTAAAATGGATACTATGAGCAGGCAATTACTGCTGCTACATAATATTTGTAAATGTAGAATTCTTGAAGGTAGCTACCAAAATAGAATGGAACTCTGAGAAATTGATGGTTTTAGTATGCCTTCCACAGtagaagtttcttttttcaagCACACTGCCACAAAACTTTTGTGTTAGTTTACATTAGTGTCAACGGGAATCCTTTTTGCAGTCTaaacacaaaccacagaaataaggaaaagaacttttcattttgctaaaTTGTTTTTTATAGCTCATTGTCAATGCTGTTCCCAAGTTACATTTATATTTCCATAATTTTCTCAGAGTAATAACTATTACAGTTGAGAAATAGCTCTTAACATTTTCTCAACAGCTTCTAATTACactggtttaaaaataataaaaaatgtacaGGTAAGATATAGCAGAGGACTCCACACAGAGGAGCACCTACACCATCTATAGTGATTCTTTTCCTGTGTATTGAGGCCTCATTATACAAGTCAAATATAAAGCATGGAAGTGGTTTTAATCCTTCACCAAAAATTGTATGgcttaatgttattttttaagtaacatCTGAAAGGGCCAGAACAACTACAAATGTCCAAGTTTCCTGCCATGAATACTCTTACAATGGCAAAAATGTCACTTCATAATTTGTGTAAtgtaataaagaataaattaagaaattgaaCTTTGGTTTTTAACTGTATGTTATTGCACAACTGCAATATTATGATATGTGAAATTCTACATTCAAACTATAAACGTGGAATAGCTGGCATTTTTCCACTGACTTTTATTTGCACATACTACAGTATTATTCCTGTTGCTTCCTAAATTAtagaaaataacacaaaatCCCATCTGTCTGTCCTCTCCATTACTTCCTCTTGCAAAGAACCAAAACCTTTTCCTAGGTAAGCACCTGAAGTATTCTGCCCATGTGGCTGGTTTGTGAAAATCATACATTAAATGACATTCAAGATAATACTAACCAAAGGAATCATTAAGGTCTTCAAGTTGATTTGTTTCTGCTACCTTCAATATCCTTGAGACATCTGGCTCCTCAAGTGAAAGTGATTTCCAACGAAGACTGGAGTTGGCTTTCTGCTTCTGGATAGGTATGAAATTAACAGCCAGTTTATGCAGCTTTTTGAGATTAAATGACAATGAATTTCAAGATCATTTGGCTAGAAATACACTTAACCAGAACCATATTGACTCCTAAGCTATGGCATAAGGATTTGAAGCATATTTTTGTCTCAGGCTATGGGGTTTTTCCCCTAAGAGAAGTGATGGTATAAAATATATGTTCTGCTATTTGATACTGTGTTCTACTGCAAGTTTGTCTTATTTCATAAAAGTGTACAGGCTTAGAAATATTAGAACCCTCCAATACCTGCTTTCtatgatctttttcttttcaggtgttaaaatatttcttctttcatctctaTATCGCAGAAATTTCCACCCTTTTCCAATTTAACTACTTTCATcttaagaaactgaaaaactaAAGTGAAATTTATAAATCAAGGATTACAGAGACACTTCTGTAAAGCAGAAGGGTAAAGGAGAATGACACAAGTTTATGAAACAGTTGTGGAAACAGTTGTGTGCCATTCACAAAATGCACAAGTGACTTTCCTCACTAATTTCTGCGTGTACTTGTAGGGTGAATTGTAACCAGAAAAGACTGACGTctgtggctttttaattttataagtGCTTAGCAGTGCCCCAGCATTTCTATTATAGGATCAAATATACACATAAAGTACTTTTTCTATAAATTGTCTTTTATGAgattgtttttaaacttttgccTGTTTGAAAGTCAATGTTCCATTTTGCACTACtcctaaaatgaaaaagaaaaccccacaccaGCACCCCAAGCCCGTCCCAGCAGGGACTGCACAGCAGTTCCCAGTGCCAAGCAAGTCCTGCATTAACCCCTATGCATCCATCTCCAGAGACAATGCCTCGACTGCACAGTAGCACAACACAGCATCACCGCATATCCTGCactggaagggatccacaaggcTCTGCGCAGGACACCCCAAAAGCCACAGAGTACTGTCCGAACAgtccctgagctctgtcaggctgctgctgtgaccacttccctggggagcctggtccagtgcccaaccaccct
It contains:
- the CENPU gene encoding centromere protein U isoform X3, with protein sequence MSSKKKIKKNHTSYKLEKQKANSSLRWKSLSLEEPDVSRILKVAETNQLEDLNDSFDHPLHSTAVDAYGEEQSQNEALSQVSAPQRQNADRRKKPHSSKPSDGDVQKFNTADSEEEALKETVKTPKTTRFQAEERQSSEENTSDSSVDSPRSVQVWCPKELKRSTKDITELDVVLAKVEKIAADYRQSIESDIGRKAISDFSSAFKDQITDLIAGVQELKNIKKKNAKAITNIKKKRQQLVQLREELIGAEPQLTQLQREYAEVQERKSSLRQTIELITDLKEIQQDCLDYREENPKEKVEYGISSLPALLVESQRILGAERHFESINMKLEEALAAEKEQRSKKN
- the CENPU gene encoding centromere protein U isoform X4 gives rise to the protein MSSKKKIKKNHTSYKLEKQKANSSLRWKSLSLEEPDVSRILKVAETNQLEDLNDSFDHPLHSTAVDAYGEEQSQNEALSQVSAPQRQNADRRKKPHSSKPSDGDVQKFNTADSEEEALKETVTPKTTRFQAEERQSSEENTSDSSVDSPRSVQVWCPKELKRSTKDITELDVVLAKVEKIAADYRQSIESDIGRKAISDFSSAFKDQITDLIAGVQELKNIKKKNAKAITNIKKKRQQLVQLREELIGAEPQLTQLQREYAEVQERKSSLRQTIELITDLKEIQQDCLDYREENPKEKVEYGISSLPALLVESQRILGAERHFESINMKLEEALAAEKEQRSKKN
- the CENPU gene encoding centromere protein U isoform X1 translates to MSSKKKIKKNHTSYKLEKQKANSSLRWKSLSLEEPDVSRILKVAETNQLEDLNDSFDHPLHSTAVDAYGEEQSQNEALSQVSAPQRQNADRRSGGKKIKFKKPHSSKPSDGDVQKFNTADSEEEALKETVKTPKTTRFQAEERQSSEENTSDSSVDSPRSVQVWCPKELKRSTKDITELDVVLAKVEKIAADYRQSIESDIGRKAISDFSSAFKDQITDLIAGVQELKNIKKKNAKAITNIKKKRQQLVQLREELIGAEPQLTQLQREYAEVQERKSSLRQTIELITDLKEIQQDCLDYREENPKEKVEYGISSLPALLVESQRILGAERHFESINMKLEEALAAEKEQRSKKN
- the CENPU gene encoding centromere protein U isoform X2 gives rise to the protein MSSKKKIKKNHTSYKLEKQKANSSLRWKSLSLEEPDVSRILKVAETNQLEDLNDSFDHPLHSTAVDAYGEEQSQNEALSQVSAPQRQNADRRSGGKKIKFKKPHSSKPSDGDVQKFNTADSEEEALKETVTPKTTRFQAEERQSSEENTSDSSVDSPRSVQVWCPKELKRSTKDITELDVVLAKVEKIAADYRQSIESDIGRKAISDFSSAFKDQITDLIAGVQELKNIKKKNAKAITNIKKKRQQLVQLREELIGAEPQLTQLQREYAEVQERKSSLRQTIELITDLKEIQQDCLDYREENPKEKVEYGISSLPALLVESQRILGAERHFESINMKLEEALAAEKEQRSKKN